In Rhinoraja longicauda isolate Sanriku21f chromosome 39, sRhiLon1.1, whole genome shotgun sequence, one DNA window encodes the following:
- the LOC144611154 gene encoding E3 ubiquitin-protein ligase TRIM39-like gives MASKHQIQRLAEDAICPICLDFFIDPVMLECGHNFCRSCITQSWDLEGRNSCPVCREVFAVRTLKVNRALANIAETARALSLNTGRKEIKLHCEEHQEELKLFCETDKKLVCQICVAAREHKSHSFTSIKEAVESYKEQIKNSLEILTKNKSAVGEMEQQQKEKISGVRKQSHNLSTYITSVFAELRKILNEKEWLFLKDLRKEEESVLNLMENNLRAIQEEINSIQKKLLNLQERMNQTDSLIFLKGETLQKTRISDDAQVLSVAGGGLDVGKFHHPFLLNTVISELSGRIKRVSVTLDVETAGPLLEVSEDRKRVRRTRTRRERPDTGKRFTVSECVLGSEGFTSGRHYWEVEMAGSRGWTMGVAAESVERKTRITLSPETGVWSIGRWDDQFVARTSPPFHLPARPIPGRVGVYLSYKSGTVSFYDAATKSHLHTFTGNKFTEKLYPFFAIWDEVHWLRICSGSSPGV, from the exons atggcttcgaaacaccAGATCCAGAGATTAGCCGAAGACGcgatttgtcccatttgcctggatttcttcatcgatccggttatgctggagtgcgggcacaacttctgccgctcttgtatcacacagagttgggacttggaagggagaaactcctgcccggtatGTAGAGAAGTGTTTGCAGTCCGCACCCTCAAagtaaatcgggccttggcgaataTCGCTGAGacagctcgagcactgagcctgaacacGGGAAGGAAGGAaattaaacttcactgcgaggaacatcaggaagaactgaagctgttttgtgaaaccgacAAGAAACTGGTTTGCCAGATTTGCGTCGCtgcgcgggaacacaagtctcacagtttCACGtcgattaaagaagctgttgaaagctaCAAG gagcagattaaaaattccttggagattctcacaaaaaataaatcagcggtgGGGGAAATGgaacagcaacagaaagagaagatttctggagtccgg AAACAGTCACATAACCTGTCgacctacatcacatcggtatttgctgaactgcgcaagattctcaatgagaaagagtGGCTCTTTCTCAAGGATCTCCGGAAAGAAGAGGAGAGCGTTCTAAATCTAATGGAGAATAATCTacgagcgattcaagaggagatCAACTCTATTCAAAAGAAACTCTTAAATCTGCAGGAGCGGATGAACCAAACGGACagtttgatatttctgaag gGGGAAACTCTTCAGAAGACGAG GATAAGTGATGATGCGCAGGTGCTTTCAGTAGCAGGCGGTGGCCTGGACGTTGGAAAGTTCCATCACCCATTTTTGTTGAACACGGTGATCAGCGAGCTGTCCGGTCGCATTAAGAGag tctccgtcaccctggatgtggaaacagcgggaccgctgctcgaggtgtctgaggatcggaagagggtgaggcggacccggacccggagagagcgccctgacaccgggaagaggtttacagtcagtgagtgtgtgctgggatcggagggattcacatcggggagacattactgggaggtggagatggcggggagtcggggctggactatgggagtcgccgcagagtctgtggagaggaagacacGGATCACACTGagcccggagactggagtctggagcatcgggcGGTGGGATGACCAGTTTGTTGCACGCACCTCCCCTCCATTccatctccccgcccgtcccatcccggggagggtgggagtttatctcagttacaagtccgggacagtttcattttatgacgcggccaccaagtcccatctccacaccttcactgggaataaattcacggagaaactttatcctttcttcgcgaTCTGGGACGAGGTTcattggctgagaatctgctccggttcctctccgggtgtgtaa